From Humisphaera borealis, the proteins below share one genomic window:
- a CDS encoding flagellar hook-length control protein FliK has protein sequence MPSVVAFEPPKPASPGSSSDSSAIRRLSRSSPAGGTSSASSASAFRQQLNQVERNNGRDSADASRGDSSRADASRTEHQAESSRASRSEPGSKAAKAAGRKGRKAAAADDARDAEETDEADDTQSGDPATTVAETQDLAVTIDDLPTDTGTTPGGAEDDANAPQDNANQAALLQSRDALALAQGAIQNATPAQTPAEASAVADAATAATNGGDVAANGAMAVTARSGAASDAAAAAQVATSGTAASGAGDESASPADAAATATAGGEKKSIGVSAIGARPAANRPSGPDADADADIANGSAASTSSASSTGGAAANPTLSMMAQFAEAFAPDTATADLGKPAKPAADASAAPAGPASPSADAATLTQQGKSATSSGTIDAPADVAEPERSTEARFAATNHVKIASEVRGALMPNGGKMELRLDPPELGALQVSMHIKDGVVTATFQTQNPEAARLLSHSLADLRQSLEAQGVTVDKLHVQQAPKDESSSNNPNSGDRQNVAQEQQRESRREQQRKDMVQRLWDQLSGNAPIDVRA, from the coding sequence ATGCCATCTGTCGTCGCGTTCGAGCCGCCCAAACCCGCCTCCCCCGGCAGCTCGTCCGATTCGTCGGCGATCAGAAGGCTGTCGCGCTCGTCGCCGGCGGGCGGCACTTCATCGGCTTCCTCGGCGTCGGCGTTTCGCCAGCAGCTCAACCAGGTGGAACGCAACAACGGCCGCGACAGCGCCGATGCATCTCGCGGCGATTCGTCTCGTGCCGATGCCTCCCGTACCGAACACCAGGCCGAAAGCTCCCGCGCCTCCCGATCAGAGCCCGGGTCCAAAGCCGCCAAGGCCGCCGGCCGCAAGGGTCGCAAAGCCGCCGCCGCCGACGACGCCCGCGACGCCGAAGAGACCGACGAAGCCGACGACACCCAGTCCGGCGATCCCGCCACCACCGTCGCGGAAACACAGGACCTCGCCGTCACCATCGACGATCTCCCGACCGACACCGGCACAACGCCCGGCGGAGCAGAAGACGACGCCAACGCGCCCCAAGACAACGCGAACCAGGCCGCGCTGCTTCAATCGCGTGATGCCCTGGCACTCGCCCAGGGCGCTATTCAGAACGCGACGCCAGCCCAGACCCCTGCCGAAGCGTCCGCAGTCGCAGATGCCGCAACAGCCGCCACGAACGGCGGCGACGTAGCCGCCAACGGCGCGATGGCCGTCACCGCGCGATCGGGCGCCGCGTCCGATGCCGCCGCTGCCGCACAGGTCGCGACCTCCGGCACCGCTGCCTCGGGCGCCGGCGACGAATCGGCTTCCCCTGCAGACGCCGCGGCCACCGCGACGGCGGGGGGCGAGAAGAAGTCCATCGGCGTCAGCGCGATCGGCGCACGCCCGGCGGCCAATCGCCCGTCAGGCCCCGATGCCGACGCCGACGCAGACATCGCAAACGGATCAGCCGCATCAACATCGTCCGCCTCATCGACCGGCGGGGCCGCCGCCAATCCCACGCTGTCGATGATGGCGCAGTTCGCCGAGGCGTTCGCCCCCGACACCGCGACCGCCGACCTCGGCAAACCCGCCAAGCCCGCCGCCGACGCCAGCGCCGCACCGGCCGGCCCGGCGTCTCCCTCGGCCGACGCGGCGACGCTCACCCAGCAGGGCAAGTCGGCAACCTCATCGGGCACGATCGATGCTCCCGCCGACGTCGCCGAGCCCGAGCGCTCCACCGAAGCCCGCTTCGCCGCCACCAACCATGTGAAGATCGCATCGGAAGTCCGCGGCGCGCTCATGCCCAATGGCGGCAAGATGGAACTCCGCCTCGACCCGCCCGAACTGGGCGCGCTGCAAGTATCGATGCACATCAAGGACGGCGTGGTCACGGCAACTTTCCAAACGCAAAACCCCGAGGCCGCCCGCCTCCTCAGCCATTCGCTCGCCGACCTCCGGCAGTCGCTGGAAGCGCAAGGCGTCACCGTCGATAAGCTGCACGTTCAACAAGCCCCGAAGGACGAAAGCAGTTCGAACAACCCCAACAGCGGCGACCGCCAGAATGTCGCCCAGGAACAACAGCGCGAATCCCGCCGCGAGCAGCAGCGCAAGGACATGGTCCAGCGCCTGTGGGATCAGCTCTCCGGCAATGCACCGATCGATGTCAGGGCTTAG
- a CDS encoding FliH/SctL family protein gives MPIIRASQLPATAQVFSMQDVEAAAKRVLLNANAKAEQLIAAAIEEAERVKEEARQEGSREGFEHGHTEGVRHGTEAGRQQALQKHSAELTSLVGTLREALVQIDAHRLSIESDGTTEVVKLAIAIARRVIKRQAAVDPAVLEANLGEAMKLAVGAADLRIAVNPAQRAALNDALPRLKLKWPGLKHVELIDDATIAPGGCQVFTRSGSINADLESQLDRIVAELIPTPSQAAATDSGGTS, from the coding sequence ATGCCCATCATCCGCGCCAGCCAACTTCCTGCCACCGCACAAGTCTTCTCGATGCAGGACGTGGAAGCGGCCGCCAAGCGGGTTCTACTGAACGCCAATGCCAAGGCCGAGCAACTGATCGCCGCGGCGATCGAGGAAGCCGAACGGGTCAAGGAAGAAGCGCGGCAGGAGGGAAGTCGCGAGGGGTTCGAGCACGGGCACACCGAAGGCGTTCGGCACGGCACCGAGGCCGGGCGGCAACAGGCGCTGCAGAAGCATTCGGCTGAGCTCACATCGCTCGTGGGGACGCTCCGCGAGGCGCTGGTGCAGATCGACGCCCATCGCCTGTCGATCGAATCCGACGGCACGACCGAAGTCGTGAAGCTCGCAATCGCGATCGCCCGCCGCGTGATCAAACGACAAGCCGCGGTCGACCCGGCCGTCCTCGAAGCGAACCTCGGCGAGGCGATGAAGCTGGCCGTCGGCGCTGCCGACCTGCGGATCGCCGTCAACCCCGCCCAGCGGGCAGCCCTCAACGATGCGTTGCCGCGACTGAAGCTCAAATGGCCGGGACTGAAGCACGTCGAGCTCATAGATGATGCCACCATCGCGCCAGGGGGCTGCCAGGTCTTCACGCGCAGCGGATCGATCAACGCCGACCTGGAATCCCAGTTGGATCGGATCGTCGCCGAGCTGATTCCCACGCCGTCCCAGGCTGCTGCGACTGATAGCGGAGGCACCTCGTGA
- a CDS encoding CPBP family intramembrane glutamic endopeptidase: protein MSETPETTPTFNPPGLVCRILGSPLARILVLGFILLMMMGLNTDVMTSYAGQPVKSIQHIVALAIAGFAVYRGYAHFIEKRSVSELALPGMGRELGIGLLIGAGLYAVSELILMALGIYRINGLNPWSYLLPAVAMALSAGVFEELLFRGVLYRSVETWFGSWAALVVSSLVFGLTHLMNPQATMEGALFIAVEAGILLAAAFMLTRRLWLSIGFHVAWNYTQSAIFSSIVSGNDASQGLIRSTVNGPDYLTGGSFGVESSLLALFLCTTTGIVMVVLAVKRGKIVPPRWKRTI, encoded by the coding sequence ATGAGTGAAACCCCAGAAACAACGCCTACGTTCAATCCTCCCGGTCTGGTGTGCCGCATCCTTGGCTCGCCGCTGGCACGCATCCTCGTGCTGGGATTCATCCTGCTCATGATGATGGGGCTGAACACGGATGTGATGACGAGTTACGCCGGACAGCCGGTGAAGTCGATTCAACACATCGTGGCGTTGGCGATCGCCGGTTTCGCGGTGTATCGCGGTTATGCCCACTTCATTGAGAAGCGTTCGGTCTCCGAACTGGCCTTGCCGGGCATGGGGCGCGAGCTCGGCATCGGCTTGCTCATCGGCGCGGGTCTGTACGCCGTGTCCGAGTTGATCCTGATGGCCCTTGGCATCTACCGCATCAATGGTTTAAACCCCTGGAGCTACCTGCTGCCGGCGGTCGCCATGGCGCTGAGTGCGGGCGTGTTTGAAGAGCTCCTGTTCCGTGGCGTGCTTTACCGATCGGTGGAGACGTGGTTCGGCAGTTGGGCGGCGCTGGTGGTGTCTTCGCTCGTGTTCGGCCTGACCCACCTGATGAACCCGCAAGCGACGATGGAGGGCGCGCTGTTCATCGCGGTAGAGGCCGGCATCCTGCTGGCGGCGGCGTTCATGCTGACGCGCCGGCTGTGGCTGAGCATCGGTTTCCACGTGGCGTGGAACTACACGCAGTCGGCCATCTTCTCGAGCATCGTCTCTGGCAACGACGCTTCGCAGGGCCTCATCCGATCCACGGTAAACGGCCCCGACTATCTGACCGGCGGCAGCTTCGGCGTTGAATCGTCCCTGCTTGCGTTGTTCCTGTGCACGACGACCGGGATCGTCATGGTGGTGTTGGCGGTGAAGCGGGGGAAGATTGTTCCGCCGAGGTGGAAGCGCACAATCTGA
- a CDS encoding UvrB/UvrC motif-containing protein, whose product MSQHHRSGHQGPSDGTPHDDRAGFPADNHDINPNTPLANPGEGGDPARKAGEPPSPATPSPQRHAGGRAGPRDTQRDVQREAQREALRDKSAELPAGAKDINAIITDWQYEPGTINVRKISGADGRPKLQMRLDLGLLQMELTGRPDGATPHGYESLLEYYEKRLADHQKSHGSETGFTISGNDCQSLREEAVMYYQRYLSLFVLEDFTGVVRDTSRNLRVLDLCNQFAAEDEDRFAMEQYRPYITMMNTRARASIHFREKRYRDALRAIDVGLTDIRDFFEQYGQAEAFDKANEVKVLKRFAREIRRKLPVDPLKRYQKKLDKAVKEERYEAAARLRDKIAAMKGEPEGPKSARV is encoded by the coding sequence ATGAGTCAACACCATCGTTCCGGGCACCAGGGTCCTTCTGACGGCACCCCGCACGATGACCGCGCGGGTTTCCCTGCCGACAACCACGACATCAACCCCAACACCCCGCTGGCCAATCCCGGCGAAGGTGGCGATCCGGCCCGCAAGGCCGGCGAGCCCCCGTCGCCCGCGACGCCGAGCCCCCAGCGCCATGCCGGCGGACGGGCCGGGCCGCGCGATACGCAGCGTGACGTGCAGCGTGAGGCACAACGTGAAGCACTGCGCGACAAGTCGGCCGAACTGCCGGCGGGCGCCAAAGATATCAACGCCATCATTACCGACTGGCAGTACGAGCCGGGCACGATCAACGTCCGTAAGATCAGCGGAGCCGACGGCCGGCCCAAACTGCAGATGCGGCTGGACCTGGGCCTGCTGCAGATGGAGCTCACCGGCCGGCCCGACGGCGCGACGCCGCACGGGTATGAATCGCTGCTGGAGTATTACGAGAAGCGGCTGGCCGACCACCAGAAGAGCCACGGCAGCGAGACCGGCTTTACCATCTCGGGGAACGACTGTCAGTCGCTCCGCGAGGAAGCGGTGATGTACTACCAGCGGTACCTGAGCCTTTTCGTGCTGGAGGATTTCACCGGCGTGGTGCGTGATACGTCGCGCAACCTGCGGGTGCTGGACCTGTGCAATCAGTTCGCCGCCGAGGACGAAGACCGCTTCGCGATGGAGCAATATCGCCCGTACATCACGATGATGAACACGCGGGCCAGGGCGTCGATCCACTTCCGCGAGAAGCGGTATCGCGATGCGCTGCGGGCGATCGACGTCGGTTTGACCGACATCCGCGACTTCTTCGAGCAGTACGGCCAGGCCGAGGCGTTCGACAAGGCCAACGAGGTGAAGGTGCTGAAGCGGTTCGCGCGGGAGATCCGCCGAAAGCTGCCGGTCGATCCGCTGAAGCGATACCAGAAGAAGCTGGACAAGGCGGTGAAGGAAGAGCGGTACGAGGCCGCCGCCAGGCTGCGCGACAAGATCGCCGCGATGAAGGGCGAGCCGGAAGGGCCGAAGAGCGCTCGGGTTTAG
- a CDS encoding MotE family protein, with the protein MKKLLNALVLVLAVNFLAVAGGVGWLFSSGKLDKDRIAAIKELLFPVEKPPEVVATQPATQPAAQESSVLKLDELLARYAGRRTGEQVELIQQSIDAQAVALDRRSRELDDLMKQILREKEDLARKTGALDADRQKLTDLEKKQLADAGDKGFQDSLKLLLAMPGKQAKSALMDLPDDTVVRYLQSMPPRTASKIIKEFKTPAEQTRINLVLDRMRQGGALPATQPTDGTADTTGARPPAANRPGNAAGRDAAAAAPVRE; encoded by the coding sequence ATGAAAAAGCTCCTCAATGCCCTCGTCCTGGTGCTCGCCGTCAACTTCCTGGCGGTGGCGGGGGGCGTCGGTTGGCTCTTTTCGAGCGGGAAGCTCGACAAGGATCGCATCGCGGCGATCAAGGAACTTCTCTTCCCGGTCGAAAAGCCACCCGAAGTCGTCGCCACCCAACCCGCCACCCAGCCGGCTGCCCAGGAGTCGTCGGTCCTGAAGCTCGACGAACTCCTCGCCCGCTACGCCGGCCGACGGACCGGCGAGCAGGTCGAACTGATCCAGCAGTCGATCGATGCCCAGGCGGTGGCGCTGGACCGCCGCAGCCGCGAGCTCGACGACCTGATGAAGCAGATTCTGCGCGAGAAGGAAGACCTTGCACGCAAGACCGGCGCTCTCGACGCCGACCGACAGAAGCTCACCGACCTCGAAAAGAAGCAACTCGCCGATGCCGGCGACAAAGGCTTCCAGGACAGCCTGAAACTGCTCCTGGCGATGCCCGGAAAGCAGGCCAAGTCGGCGCTCATGGACCTGCCCGACGATACGGTGGTCCGCTATTTGCAGTCGATGCCTCCCAGGACGGCGTCGAAGATCATCAAGGAGTTCAAGACGCCCGCCGAACAGACCCGGATCAACCTCGTGCTCGACCGGATGCGCCAGGGCGGAGCCCTGCCGGCGACCCAACCGACGGACGGCACTGCCGACACCACCGGTGCCCGTCCGCCCGCCGCCAACCGCCCCGGTAATGCCGCCGGGCGGGATGCCGCCGCCGCCGCACCAGTCAGGGAGTGA
- a CDS encoding IS4 family transposase, with the protein MRRSGNLLDEHLHRLAALPAHGNTILGRDQLVKGLLLSFFDPMARSLRRIEDCGDFQGDLRLDKLARSTTADALAAFDPQLLVPLIDDLQQRVPNLGDADGLEGITRQIIAADGTYMTTLCDVAWAMRQKNRDGGVQGQVRANVQLDAGNWIPRVLTVSGDDGHSEAAAFAADLLPGVLYVVDRNFVEFGFLGAVLDKGSDFVVRIKSNQPAMTVVQTLPPSAADVEAGVIAEEVVRLPGRDAPAGLFRCITIESTDRSGESQALRLLTNLPAATVGAHVVGAVYRLRWQIELFFKWLKTWAGMDHLLSTSRNGITTQLYIAVIAVLMMYVQSGYRVSVYALAALGRVARGQMSIQEAMAVIAKRERERSLERARQARLRARKKLA; encoded by the coding sequence GTGCGCCGCTCCGGGAATCTCCTCGACGAACATCTCCATCGTCTGGCGGCGCTGCCGGCTCACGGCAACACCATCCTCGGCCGCGACCAGTTGGTCAAAGGCCTGCTCCTGTCGTTCTTCGATCCCATGGCCCGATCGCTGCGACGCATCGAAGACTGCGGCGACTTCCAGGGCGATCTGCGACTCGACAAGCTGGCACGCTCGACCACCGCCGACGCTCTTGCAGCGTTCGACCCTCAGCTGCTCGTGCCGCTGATCGACGACCTGCAGCAACGTGTCCCGAATCTCGGCGACGCCGACGGCCTCGAAGGGATCACCCGGCAGATCATCGCCGCCGACGGCACTTACATGACCACGCTGTGCGATGTGGCCTGGGCGATGCGCCAAAAGAACCGCGACGGCGGCGTGCAGGGACAGGTCCGCGCCAACGTCCAGCTCGACGCCGGCAACTGGATTCCCCGCGTGCTGACCGTCAGCGGCGACGACGGGCATTCGGAGGCCGCGGCCTTCGCCGCCGACCTCCTGCCCGGCGTGCTGTACGTCGTGGACCGCAACTTCGTCGAGTTCGGCTTCCTCGGCGCCGTCCTGGACAAGGGCAGCGACTTTGTCGTTCGTATCAAATCCAACCAACCGGCGATGACGGTGGTCCAGACCCTGCCGCCGTCGGCGGCGGACGTCGAGGCGGGCGTGATCGCCGAGGAAGTGGTGAGACTTCCCGGCCGCGACGCGCCGGCGGGCCTGTTCCGCTGCATCACCATCGAGAGCACCGACCGATCGGGCGAATCCCAGGCACTGCGGCTGCTGACCAATCTTCCCGCGGCGACGGTCGGGGCTCACGTCGTCGGCGCCGTTTACCGGCTGCGCTGGCAGATCGAGCTGTTTTTCAAGTGGCTCAAGACCTGGGCGGGAATGGACCACCTGCTGAGCACCAGCCGCAATGGGATCACCACGCAGCTGTACATCGCGGTGATCGCCGTGCTGATGATGTACGTGCAGAGCGGCTACCGCGTCAGCGTCTACGCCCTGGCGGCGCTGGGCCGCGTGGCCCGGGGCCAGATGTCGATCCAGGAGGCGATGGCGGTGATCGCCAAACGCGAGCGAGAGCGTTCGCTGGAACGAGCGCGTCAGGCCCGGCTGCGGGCACGCAAGAAGCTGGCCTGA
- a CDS encoding FliI/YscN family ATPase, translated as MSFLAAQIESAEQAMPFAVRGRIESVSGMTLEATDLPLAVGSLCSIDTMGGRTASAEVIGFRGDRTLLMPLSSPAGIARGDGVSNLAASPRIWCSDDLLGRVINGFGEPIDGGPPIQGIESRRLDARSPHPLQRQVIRKPIATSIRSIDALHTCGLGQRMGIFSGPGVGKSTLMGSIAKYTSADISVVALIGERGREVQEFIENSLGTEGLSRCVVIVSTGDEAPLRRVRAAKAACAVAEYFRDRGKDVLLMMDSLTRLCQAQRQIGLAAGEPPATKGFPPSVFAMIPEILERAGNTPNGSITGFYTVLVEGDDFNEPIPDAVKGITDGHFWLNRKLANRGHFPALDVTQSISRVRGDVTDKDHQRQARRVLALWSIYQDIEDLVNIGAYAAGANAEYDLAVAARPKITDFLKQESSAPATFEQSRKQLAELAGWIDQMDAVIRSPKRK; from the coding sequence GTGAGCTTCCTCGCCGCCCAGATCGAATCGGCCGAGCAGGCGATGCCATTTGCCGTGCGCGGGCGGATCGAGTCCGTCAGCGGCATGACGCTAGAGGCGACCGATCTTCCCCTGGCGGTGGGAAGCCTCTGCTCGATCGACACGATGGGCGGTCGCACCGCGTCGGCCGAGGTGATCGGGTTTCGGGGCGATCGCACACTGCTGATGCCGCTGTCGTCGCCGGCCGGAATTGCCCGCGGGGATGGCGTCAGCAACCTTGCCGCCTCGCCGCGCATCTGGTGTTCCGATGATCTGCTCGGCCGCGTCATCAACGGCTTCGGCGAGCCGATCGACGGCGGGCCGCCCATCCAGGGCATCGAGAGCCGCCGTCTCGACGCCAGGAGCCCGCACCCCCTTCAGCGTCAGGTCATCCGCAAGCCGATCGCCACCAGTATTCGCTCGATCGACGCGCTTCACACCTGCGGGCTCGGACAGCGGATGGGCATTTTCTCGGGCCCCGGCGTCGGCAAGAGCACGCTGATGGGCTCGATCGCCAAGTACACCAGCGCCGACATTTCGGTCGTGGCGCTGATCGGCGAGCGTGGCCGCGAGGTGCAGGAGTTCATCGAAAACAGCCTGGGCACCGAAGGCCTCTCGCGGTGCGTCGTCATCGTCAGCACCGGCGATGAAGCGCCGCTTCGGCGTGTCCGCGCGGCCAAGGCGGCTTGCGCCGTTGCCGAATACTTCCGCGACCGCGGCAAGGACGTCCTGCTGATGATGGACTCCCTCACACGCCTGTGTCAGGCCCAGCGGCAGATCGGGTTGGCGGCCGGTGAGCCGCCGGCGACGAAGGGCTTTCCGCCGAGCGTCTTCGCGATGATCCCCGAAATCCTCGAGCGCGCCGGCAACACGCCAAACGGCTCGATCACCGGGTTCTATACCGTCCTCGTCGAAGGAGACGACTTCAACGAGCCGATCCCCGACGCGGTCAAGGGCATCACCGACGGCCATTTCTGGCTGAACCGTAAGCTCGCCAACCGCGGGCATTTTCCCGCGCTGGACGTCACCCAGAGCATCAGCCGTGTCCGCGGCGACGTCACCGACAAGGACCACCAGCGGCAGGCCCGGCGGGTGCTGGCGCTCTGGTCGATCTACCAGGACATCGAAGACCTCGTGAACATCGGCGCGTACGCCGCCGGTGCCAATGCCGAGTACGACCTGGCCGTCGCGGCACGGCCGAAGATTACCGACTTCCTGAAGCAGGAAAGCAGCGCCCCGGCGACCTTCGAGCAAAGCCGCAAGCAACTGGCCGAACTGGCCGGCTGGATCGACCAGATGGACGCGGTCATTCGGTCGCCGAAGCGAAAATGA
- a CDS encoding leucine-rich repeat domain-containing protein, which translates to MESEPQAAGPLLDYALPRKYSRVRRWFRPGAAGFNLLVLVLSGVAAWQAWTWRLKADEMAYLERAREAKGYALPWIEFEKPPNAGALRHLARRPGAVTLFLGFDDPPDGSAARAFRERDWTNIAELEFGQHIAVDAWLKEMTRPDSGLGCVQRLAFQHSQMTGPELMALARPDSGLTGLRTLDLYNSTVTDAELKEFARPDSGLKGLTTLILWLDSVTDAGVKELARSDSGLKSLTTLNLCWTELTDAGLKEMARPDTGLKGLTTLDISQTKVTNVGLAELARPDSGLAGLTTIYLGGAKVTPAGIAMLQQARPGLRIVQ; encoded by the coding sequence ATGGAAAGTGAACCCCAGGCGGCCGGGCCGCTACTGGACTATGCCCTGCCGCGAAAGTATTCGCGGGTTCGCCGGTGGTTTCGGCCGGGGGCGGCGGGGTTCAACCTGCTGGTGCTGGTCCTCAGCGGCGTCGCGGCGTGGCAGGCTTGGACGTGGAGGCTCAAGGCCGACGAGATGGCCTACCTCGAACGGGCACGAGAGGCGAAGGGGTACGCCTTGCCATGGATCGAGTTTGAAAAGCCGCCCAACGCCGGTGCGCTGCGCCACCTGGCCCGGCGGCCGGGCGCGGTCACCTTGTTCCTGGGTTTTGATGATCCGCCAGACGGCAGCGCGGCGCGGGCGTTTCGGGAACGGGATTGGACGAACATCGCCGAGCTGGAGTTCGGCCAGCACATTGCCGTAGACGCCTGGCTGAAGGAGATGACCCGCCCGGACAGCGGGCTTGGGTGCGTTCAGCGGCTGGCGTTCCAGCATTCGCAGATGACCGGCCCGGAGCTTATGGCGTTGGCCCGTCCCGACAGCGGGCTGACCGGCCTTCGCACGTTGGATCTTTACAACTCGACCGTGACGGATGCCGAGCTGAAGGAGTTCGCGCGCCCGGACAGCGGCCTGAAGGGGTTGACCACGCTGATCCTCTGGCTCGACTCGGTGACGGACGCGGGCGTCAAAGAACTGGCCCGATCGGACAGCGGGCTGAAGTCGCTGACCACGCTGAACCTTTGCTGGACGGAGTTGACTGACGCCGGCCTGAAGGAGATGGCCCGACCGGACACGGGGCTGAAAGGCCTGACGACGCTGGACATCAGCCAGACGAAGGTGACCAATGTGGGACTGGCGGAGCTGGCACGCCCGGACAGCGGGTTGGCTGGATTGACGACGATTTACCTGGGCGGTGCCAAGGTGACGCCTGCGGGCATCGCAATGCTTCAGCAGGCACGGCCGGGATTGAGGATCGTCCAGTGA
- the fliJ gene encoding flagellar export protein FliJ, translating to MAQFKFSLQAVLRQRELIEQDRQRALAAVQRVYNELEAELHRMDEAARAATQDLRDNHLIGSISVEYLAAHRRFTLAMQRKALNHAGRMSDVKKKVEAARAALIEAAKDRKAMEKLRDRRQEDWTEDQNRREAAATDEVAQQIGARMIRAASGHDADE from the coding sequence ATGGCCCAGTTCAAGTTCAGTCTCCAGGCCGTCCTTCGTCAGCGCGAGCTGATCGAGCAGGACCGCCAGCGCGCCCTGGCGGCGGTGCAGCGGGTGTACAACGAGCTGGAAGCCGAACTGCACCGTATGGACGAAGCCGCCCGGGCCGCCACGCAGGATCTCCGCGACAACCACCTGATTGGGTCCATCAGCGTCGAGTACCTCGCCGCGCATCGCCGGTTCACGCTGGCGATGCAGCGCAAGGCGCTGAACCACGCCGGGCGGATGTCGGACGTGAAGAAGAAGGTCGAGGCCGCCCGGGCCGCGCTGATCGAGGCGGCCAAGGACCGCAAGGCGATGGAGAAGCTTCGCGACCGTCGGCAGGAAGACTGGACCGAAGACCAGAATCGCCGCGAGGCCGCCGCCACCGATGAGGTCGCGCAGCAGATCGGGGCGAGAATGATTCGAGCCGCCTCCGGTCATGACGCCGATGAATGA
- the sigZ gene encoding RNA polymerase sigma factor SigZ, whose protein sequence is MTARPTTDAIWSHLSLDLRRFIRRRVSDDHVADDLLQEAFMRVHRSIGTLQDAERVAAWVYQIARNVVRDHQRLASSSTVALTDADAENVTADDDEPPTGCRGIPWLDEMIQSLPDGYRQAVQMAEIEEQSQQVVADRLGLSLSGAKSRVQRGRAMLKDVLQRCCSFELDVRGRVMECDPKPDQKVCRDCGE, encoded by the coding sequence ATGACGGCTCGACCCACGACCGATGCGATCTGGTCGCACCTGAGTTTGGACCTGCGGCGGTTCATTCGCCGCCGAGTTTCCGACGATCATGTTGCCGACGATCTGCTCCAGGAGGCGTTCATGCGGGTTCACCGCAGCATCGGAACGCTTCAGGATGCCGAACGAGTGGCGGCATGGGTGTACCAGATCGCTCGGAACGTGGTGCGCGACCATCAGCGTCTGGCGTCGAGTTCGACCGTGGCGCTCACCGACGCTGACGCCGAGAACGTAACCGCCGATGACGACGAGCCGCCGACCGGCTGCCGAGGCATCCCGTGGCTGGATGAAATGATCCAGTCGTTGCCGGACGGCTATCGACAGGCCGTGCAGATGGCCGAGATCGAGGAGCAATCCCAGCAGGTCGTTGCCGACCGGCTCGGCCTTTCGCTCTCGGGTGCGAAGTCTCGCGTTCAACGTGGCAGGGCGATGCTGAAGGATGTCCTCCAGCGGTGCTGCTCGTTCGAGCTGGATGTTCGAGGCCGGGTGATGGAATGCGATCCCAAGCCCGACCAAAAGGTGTGCCGGGATTGCGGGGAATGA
- a CDS encoding IS630 family transposase, whose protein sequence is MADEVGFMMTPNVKKTWAPIAQTPVVAYRNRRQQKVSVLGAVVLHAATAKIDLVCDFHPDSYVRGEQAAAFLHRVLVEYPDKTIDVVWDNLSAHKSPIVKELAAEYPRLRLHYLPTYAPQLNAVEGVWSLTKYHRMANHTIGELEKLHAEAKRHLDDVGGNQALLRSCFEGAELAPNLSSAQ, encoded by the coding sequence ATGGCCGACGAGGTCGGCTTCATGATGACGCCGAACGTCAAGAAGACTTGGGCCCCGATCGCTCAGACGCCGGTCGTCGCCTACCGCAATCGGCGGCAGCAGAAAGTCAGCGTGCTGGGGGCCGTGGTCTTGCACGCCGCCACGGCGAAGATCGATCTCGTGTGCGACTTCCATCCCGACAGCTACGTCCGCGGCGAGCAGGCGGCGGCGTTCCTGCACCGCGTGCTTGTCGAGTATCCTGACAAAACGATCGATGTGGTCTGGGACAACCTCTCGGCACACAAGTCGCCAATCGTGAAGGAACTGGCGGCGGAGTACCCGCGTTTAAGATTGCACTATCTGCCGACCTACGCGCCGCAGCTCAATGCGGTGGAAGGCGTATGGAGCCTGACGAAGTACCACCGGATGGCGAACCACACGATTGGGGAGTTGGAGAAACTTCACGCCGAGGCCAAGCGACACTTGGACGACGTAGGCGGCAATCAGGCGTTGCTCCGCTCGTGCTTCGAAGGCGCGGAACTCGCGCCAAACTTATCCAGCGCTCAGTAG